The Ramlibacter sp. PS4R-6 nucleotide sequence ATTCCAGTCGCACCTGCAGGGGCTGGACGTCGCCGTGTTCGGCGGCGTGTTCGGCAACCCGACGGCCAGCCAGGCGATGGCCGGCGCGGAAGCCTTCCGCCAGCACAAGGCCGATTGCGTGATCGGCTTCGGCGGCGGCGCGGCGCTGGACGTGGCCAAGGTCGTCGGCATCGCCGCCACGCATGCGGGGCACATCATCGAATACGCGTGGGACCACCCGAAGGTGCGCGCGATCGAGAAGGACCTGCCGTACTTCGTCGCGCTGCCCACCACCGCGGGCACGGGCTCCGAAGTCGGCCGATCGTCGGTGATCAGCGAGGACGACACGCACCTCAAGCGCATCGTGTTCTCGCCGAAGATCCTGGCCAAGTGCGTCTTCGCGGACCCGGAGCTCACGCTGGCGCTGCCGCCGCACGTGACTGCGGCCACCGGCATGGACGCGCTCACGCACAACATCGAGAGCTACCTGTCGCCCGCCTACCACCCGCTGTGCGACGGCATCGCGCTGGAAGGCACGCGCATCGCCGCGCGCTCGCTGGAGACGGCGGTGAAGGAGCCGGGCAACATCGCCGCGCGCAGCGACATGCTGATGGCCTCGATGATGGGCGCGATCGCTTTCCAGAAGGACCTGGGCGCCGTGCACTCGTGCGCGCACGCGCTCGGCGCGGTGTGCGACCTGCACCATGGCCTGGCCAATGCGCTGATGATCGACACGGTGCTGGCCTGGAACCAGGAAAGCGTGCCGGAGAAGTTCGAGGAACTCGCCCATGTGTGCCGCGTCTCCGGCGGCGGCGCGCAGTTCATCCCCTGGCTGCGCGCGCTCAAGGCGCGCGTCGGCATCACCGGCAAGCTGGGTGCGCACGGCGTCAAGCGCGAGCAGCTGCCGCGCCTGGTCGAGATCGCCGTGGCCGACATCTGCCACCAGACCAACCCGCGGCCCGTGCAGGCGGCCGATTTCCAGCGCCTGTTCGAAGCCGCGCTGTAAGACCATGGATGCGAGCGCGCGCCTGAAGATCGGCATCTCCGCCTGCTTCATGCATGCAGACCCGAACCGCGCGCTCTTCACCGGCAAGACGCTGCAGTACGTGGAGCAGTCGATCGCCCACTGGGTGATGTCCACCGGCTCGCTCGCCGTGATGATCCCGAGCCCCACCGGCGCGACGCAGCGCGGCGACGTCACGCTGGACCACTACGCGCAGTGGCTCGACGGTCTGGTGCTGCATGGCGGCGCCGACGTTTCGCCGCTGTCGTACGGCGAGCAGCCGCTGCAGGAGAAATGGGCCGGCGACAAGATCCGCGACGAGTACGAGATCGACCTCGTCGCCGCTTTCGAGCGTGCCGGCAAGCCGGTGTTCGGCGTGTGCCGCGGGCTGCAGCTGCTCAACGTGGCCTATGGCGGCACGCTGTACCAGGACATCGCGACGCAGCTGCCCGACGCGCTCTCGCACCGCGACGCCAGCGTCTACGACCGCAACTTCCATGGCGTCGAGATCGTGGCAGGCACGCGCCTCGCGCAGCTTTATCCCGGCGCGAAACGCGTGAAGGTCAACAGCATCCACCACCAGGCGATCAAGGACCTCGCTGACGGCTTCGTCGTCGAAGCGGTGAGCCCCGACGACGGCCTGATCGAAGCCATCCGCCGCCCCGGCGCCGCCCGGCCCTACATGGCCGCGGTGCAGTGGCACCCCGAGTTCCACCAGCAAGGCAGCGACACCATCGACGACGCGGCGCTGCTGGATGATTTCCTCGCCGCCGCGCGCGGCGTGCGCAACACCTGAACCGCATGACCCAGCTTGCCATCACCAACCCCGCCACCGGCCAGAAGATCGCCGACGTGCTGGCCGACGACGCGGCCTCCGTCGCGCACAAGGCGCAGCGCGCGCGCGCCGCGCAGCCCGCGTGGGCGAAGGTGCCGCTGGCCGAGCGCAAGGCCTGCATCGCGCGCTTCCGCGAGGGCGTGGTGCGCGACCTGCCCCAGCTCGCCGAGGTGATGACGCGCGAGACGGGCAAGCCGATCACGATGTCGCGCAACGAATTGAACGGCCTGCTGCCGCGCATCGACTTCTTCCTGGGCATGGTCGACGCCGTCACGGCGCCGGAGAAGGTCTACGACGAAGGCGGCATGACCGAGCGCATCGAGCACGCGCCGCTGGGCGTGGTCGCGAACATCTCGGCGTGGAATTACCCGTGGTTCGTGGGCTGCAACGTCATCGTGCCCGCGCTGCTCACCGGCAACGCGGTGCTGTACAAGCCGTCGGAGTTCGCCACGCTCACGGGGCTGGAGATCGCGCGCCTCCTGCACGAGGCCGGCGTGCCGCAGGACGTGTTTGTGCCCGTGATCGGCGCGGGCCCGGTCGGCGCGGCGCTGCTGGAGCAGAAGCTCGACGGCCTGTTCTTCACCGGCTCCTACGCCACCGGCGCGCGCATCGCGCAGGCCGTGGGCTCGAAGTTGGTCAAGCTGCAGCTGGAACTGGGCGGCAAGGACCCGGCCTATGTCTGCGATGACGCCGACCCGAAGGCCGCCGCCGAGTCGCTGGCCGACGGCGCCATGTACAACACCGGCCAGAGCTGCTGCTCGGTCGAGCGCATCTACGTGCACGAGAAGGTGCACGACGCCTTCCTCGCGCATTTTGTCGCGGCGGTGAAGGGCTACAAGGCCGGCGACCCGATGGCCGACGACACCTACATCGGCGCCATCACGCGCGCGCCGCAATTGGACGTGCTGGACGCGCAGGTCGCCGATGCGAAGAAGAAGGGCGCGATGCTGCACGTTGGCGGCGAGCGGCTGAAAGGCCCGGGCAACTGGTTCGCGGCGACGGTGTTCTCCAACGTCGACCACACCATGGAGATCATGCGCGAGGAGAGCTTCGGCCCCGTCATCGGCATCCAGAAGGTGAAGGGCGACGATGAGGCGGTGCGCCTAATGAACGACACGCGCTAC carries:
- a CDS encoding iron-containing alcohol dehydrogenase, producing the protein MSITGISFPTAIRFGAGARKEVAKHLLDRGLKRPLIVTDKALAALPVLKEFQSHLQGLDVAVFGGVFGNPTASQAMAGAEAFRQHKADCVIGFGGGAALDVAKVVGIAATHAGHIIEYAWDHPKVRAIEKDLPYFVALPTTAGTGSEVGRSSVISEDDTHLKRIVFSPKILAKCVFADPELTLALPPHVTAATGMDALTHNIESYLSPAYHPLCDGIALEGTRIAARSLETAVKEPGNIAARSDMLMASMMGAIAFQKDLGAVHSCAHALGAVCDLHHGLANALMIDTVLAWNQESVPEKFEELAHVCRVSGGGAQFIPWLRALKARVGITGKLGAHGVKREQLPRLVEIAVADICHQTNPRPVQAADFQRLFEAAL
- a CDS encoding gamma-glutamyl-gamma-aminobutyrate hydrolase family protein; this translates as MDASARLKIGISACFMHADPNRALFTGKTLQYVEQSIAHWVMSTGSLAVMIPSPTGATQRGDVTLDHYAQWLDGLVLHGGADVSPLSYGEQPLQEKWAGDKIRDEYEIDLVAAFERAGKPVFGVCRGLQLLNVAYGGTLYQDIATQLPDALSHRDASVYDRNFHGVEIVAGTRLAQLYPGAKRVKVNSIHHQAIKDLADGFVVEAVSPDDGLIEAIRRPGAARPYMAAVQWHPEFHQQGSDTIDDAALLDDFLAAARGVRNT
- a CDS encoding aldehyde dehydrogenase family protein, encoding MTQLAITNPATGQKIADVLADDAASVAHKAQRARAAQPAWAKVPLAERKACIARFREGVVRDLPQLAEVMTRETGKPITMSRNELNGLLPRIDFFLGMVDAVTAPEKVYDEGGMTERIEHAPLGVVANISAWNYPWFVGCNVIVPALLTGNAVLYKPSEFATLTGLEIARLLHEAGVPQDVFVPVIGAGPVGAALLEQKLDGLFFTGSYATGARIAQAVGSKLVKLQLELGGKDPAYVCDDADPKAAAESLADGAMYNTGQSCCSVERIYVHEKVHDAFLAHFVAAVKGYKAGDPMADDTYIGAITRAPQLDVLDAQVADAKKKGAMLHVGGERLKGPGNWFAATVFSNVDHTMEIMREESFGPVIGIQKVKGDDEAVRLMNDTRYGLTAGVYTHDRARAERILSQVNAGSLYWNCCDRVSPRLPWSGYGDSGIGLTLSTYGIEAFTRPRAWHLRSA